From Prochlorococcus sp. MIT 1223, the proteins below share one genomic window:
- the pstA gene encoding phosphate ABC transporter permease PstA: MNSDLLLKPNSRRNIKEKLLTSIAVMFAIIAVLPLILVIIYVLIKGGSQINWEILFLEPQPPGDDLGSAGGIGNAIVGTLVITTISSIISIPIGVGGGIYLAEYSKGGTFSRFIRFGTNVLSGVPSIIAGVFIYTVIVVTKILWGSMFSGLAGGMALSILMLPTVIKTTDEGLKLVSDDLRKGALGVGASMFTTIIQITLPKAIRTIATGIILGLARASGETAPLIFTALFSYYHITGFGDLLYEMSSLSVLIYNFALEPYAAQNELAWAASFILIIFLLGINIFSRLISKFAEND, from the coding sequence ATGAATTCAGATCTTTTACTCAAACCTAATTCCAGGAGAAATATTAAAGAGAAGTTATTAACTTCAATTGCTGTAATGTTTGCGATAATAGCTGTTTTACCATTAATTTTAGTAATTATCTATGTTCTAATAAAAGGCGGGTCACAGATCAATTGGGAAATCTTATTTTTAGAACCTCAACCTCCTGGAGATGACCTAGGTTCTGCAGGTGGAATTGGAAATGCGATAGTTGGAACACTTGTAATAACTACTATTTCTTCTATAATTTCAATACCTATTGGAGTTGGAGGCGGAATATATTTAGCTGAATATTCTAAGGGAGGTACATTCTCTAGATTTATTAGGTTTGGGACAAATGTTTTATCAGGTGTACCATCAATAATCGCTGGTGTATTTATCTACACCGTAATTGTAGTTACAAAGATATTATGGGGAAGTATGTTTAGTGGATTAGCTGGGGGGATGGCATTATCAATACTAATGTTGCCAACAGTTATTAAAACTACTGACGAAGGATTAAAGCTAGTTTCTGATGATTTACGTAAAGGAGCCTTAGGAGTAGGTGCTTCGATGTTCACGACAATAATACAAATAACATTACCCAAAGCCATTAGAACAATTGCGACAGGAATTATTCTTGGACTAGCAAGGGCATCAGGTGAAACAGCACCCTTAATTTTTACTGCATTATTTTCTTACTATCATATCACTGGTTTTGGTGATTTGTTATACGAGATGAGTTCATTATCGGTTCTTATTTATAACTTTGCGCTTGAACCATACGCTGCACAGAATGAATTAGCCTGGGCCGCATCATTTATACTAATTATATTTTTATTAGGTATCAACATCTTTTCAAGATTAATAAGTAAATTTGCCGAGAATGACTAA
- the pstB gene encoding phosphate ABC transporter ATP-binding protein PstB, which yields MEQINDNETEEIAISLQNVTISYGSFDAVRNVYCDIPKGKVTALIGPSGCGKSTVLRSLNRMNDLIDGCKLQGRVLFEGIDLYSKNIDPVEVRRRIGMVFQQPNPFPKSIYENIAFGARINGFKGDMNELVEKSLRKAAVWDECKDKLNKSGCSLSGGQQQRLCIARTIAIEPEVILMDEPCSALDPISTLKIEETIHELKKSYTIIIVTHNMQQALRLSDMTAFYNAEAQAGADGGKVGYLVEFDKTDKIFSSPSEKSTQDYISGKFG from the coding sequence TTGGAACAAATAAACGATAATGAAACTGAAGAAATTGCTATATCTCTTCAGAATGTAACAATAAGCTATGGAAGCTTTGATGCGGTTAGGAATGTCTATTGCGATATACCCAAGGGTAAAGTTACGGCTCTTATCGGACCATCAGGCTGTGGAAAATCAACAGTCCTAAGATCACTAAATAGAATGAACGATTTAATAGATGGTTGCAAGCTTCAAGGCAGAGTTCTTTTTGAAGGTATTGATTTATATAGTAAAAATATTGACCCAGTAGAAGTTAGGAGAAGGATTGGTATGGTTTTCCAACAACCTAATCCTTTTCCAAAAAGCATTTATGAAAACATCGCTTTTGGAGCAAGAATAAACGGTTTTAAAGGAGACATGAATGAACTTGTAGAGAAATCGCTTCGAAAAGCAGCAGTTTGGGATGAGTGTAAAGACAAATTAAACAAAAGCGGATGCTCATTATCTGGAGGACAACAACAGAGACTTTGTATTGCTAGGACAATTGCAATCGAACCGGAAGTAATTTTAATGGATGAGCCATGTTCAGCTTTGGATCCAATCTCCACCTTAAAAATAGAAGAAACAATCCACGAGCTTAAGAAGAGCTACACCATCATTATCGTTACTCATAATATGCAACAAGCCCTGAGATTAAGTGACATGACAGCTTTTTATAATGCCGAGGCTCAAGCTGGTGCTGATGGAGGCAAAGTAGGTTATTTAGTCGAATTTGATAAAACAGATAAAATCTTTAGTTCTCCCTCTGAAAAATCAACTCAAGACTATATCTCTGGCAAATTTGGTTAA